The sequence CATCGCCAGCATCGAGGCCGATGTCGCCAAGATTGCCAAGACGTTCGAGGTCAATCCCAAGCAGGACGTCGTCAACGCGACTTATGGCTCCTCGCAAAAAATTTGGCAGAACAAGGCCGATTTCGATTCCAAGATTCCGCCGGTGCAGAAGGCGATCGCAGACGTGAAGGGCAAGATCACCGATCTGGCGAGCCTGAAGGCCGCCTACACAGCGGTCAACGACCGCTGCAACGATTGCCACGAGACGTATCGGGTGAAGTTGAAGTAGGGCGGCGTAGCTGGTTCATCCCGGCTACCGGATTTATGGCGGGCCTGTCATCGCAGGCAAATTCCGCTCGCAAGGCCTGACGGATCGCTGTCGGAAGGATTATCTTCACGCCGACGCCCGGCGAGGATCCGAATCAACAGCGAGACAGGCCATGGCAAAACCGTTCCCGTCGAAGACTCACATCGGCAACCATATGCTGCATCCGGAAACGCTGATGCTGACCTATGGCTATGATCCGCAGCTCTCGGAAGGCGCCATCAAGCCGCCGGTGTTCCTGACCTCGACCTTCGTGTTCAAGACGGCCGAGGACGGCCAGGACTTCTTCGATTTCGTCTCCGGCCGGCGCGAGCCGCCGGAAGGCATGGGCGCGGGCCTCGTCTATTCGCGCTTCAACCATCCCAACAGCGAGATCGTCGAGGACAAGCTTGCTGTTTACGAGCGCACCGAGAGCTGCGCGCTGTTCTCGTCCGGCATGGCGGCGATCGCAACCACGATCCTGGCTTTCGTGCGGCCGGGCGACGTCATCCTGCACTCCCAGCCGCTCTATGGCGGCACCGAAACCCTGTTGACGAACACGCTTTCGCGTCTGTCGATCGGCGCGGTCGGCTTTGCCGACGGGATCGACGAGGCGGCGGTCAACCAGGCCGCGCAGGAGGCCATGGGCAAGGGCCGCGTTGCGATGATCCTGATCGAGACGCCGGCCAACCCGACCAACGGCCTCGTCGACATCGCGCTGATTCGCCGCGTCGCCGAGACCATCGGCAAGAGCCAGGGTCACACGCCGATCATCGCCTGCGACAATACGCTGCTTGGTCCGGTGTTTCAGCGGCCGATCGAGCACGGCGCGGACCTGTCGCTGTACTCGCTGACCAAATATGTCGGCGGTCATTCCGACCTGATCGCGGGCGCCGCGCTCGGCGCCAAGGCGATCATGAAGGGCATCAAGGCGCTGCGCGGCGCCATCGGCACCCAGCTCGACCCGCATTCCTGCTGGATGATCAACCGCTCGCTCGAGACGCTCAGCCTGCGCATGGAGAAGGCCGATGCGAATGCGGGCCTCGTGGCGGATTTTCTGCGCGACCATCCCAAGGTGGCCAAGGTGCACTATCTCGGTCATCACGAAGAGGCCTCGCCGGCCGGACGTGTGTTCGCGCGGCAGT comes from Bradyrhizobium diazoefficiens and encodes:
- a CDS encoding c-type cytochrome is translated as MKRTMIVAGILLLGAGAVMAQQEIAVQQDNLMRSIAKNQYGIIQKMTKGDIPYDRKAAEQAIASIEADVAKIAKTFEVNPKQDVVNATYGSSQKIWQNKADFDSKIPPVQKAIADVKGKITDLASLKAAYTAVNDRCNDCHETYRVKLK
- a CDS encoding cystathionine gamma-synthase family protein, which produces MAKPFPSKTHIGNHMLHPETLMLTYGYDPQLSEGAIKPPVFLTSTFVFKTAEDGQDFFDFVSGRREPPEGMGAGLVYSRFNHPNSEIVEDKLAVYERTESCALFSSGMAAIATTILAFVRPGDVILHSQPLYGGTETLLTNTLSRLSIGAVGFADGIDEAAVNQAAQEAMGKGRVAMILIETPANPTNGLVDIALIRRVAETIGKSQGHTPIIACDNTLLGPVFQRPIEHGADLSLYSLTKYVGGHSDLIAGAALGAKAIMKGIKALRGAIGTQLDPHSCWMINRSLETLSLRMEKADANAGLVADFLRDHPKVAKVHYLGHHEEASPAGRVFARQCVGAGSTFSFDIAGGKDAAVKFLNALQIFKLAVSLGGTESLASLPATMTHSGVPADIRQKIGVLDCTIRLSIGIENPTDLIADLGQALNVA